The following are from one region of the Spirochaetae bacterium HGW-Spirochaetae-1 genome:
- a CDS encoding oxidoreductase, with protein MIIFKVDAFTSEPYRGNPAGVCILEADIPDSDKQNIAMEMNLSETAFLQKRNDGYDLRWFTPAAEVELCGHATLASAHILWEESLLGANDEARFHTLSGLLTARKQGSWMTMDFPAEPEVETVMPPDIERVLGIKPVYAGKNRFDFIFEFESEEQVKDLRPDLNLLAILDCRGVIVTAPARDDYDFVSRFFAPRVGVSEDPVTGSAHCCLGPFWEKRTGEKAFRAFQCSARGGEVSVTVEGERVLLGGRAVTVMECRMR; from the coding sequence ATGATTATTTTTAAAGTAGATGCCTTTACGTCGGAACCATACAGGGGCAACCCGGCCGGTGTGTGTATTCTTGAGGCGGATATACCTGACAGTGATAAGCAGAATATTGCCATGGAAATGAATCTATCAGAAACAGCCTTTCTGCAAAAAAGGAATGATGGATATGATCTGCGTTGGTTTACTCCCGCAGCCGAGGTTGAGCTGTGCGGGCATGCCACTCTGGCGAGCGCGCACATACTCTGGGAGGAATCCCTTCTTGGTGCAAATGATGAAGCTCGGTTCCATACGCTGAGCGGACTGCTTACAGCGCGCAAGCAAGGTTCCTGGATGACCATGGATTTTCCCGCTGAACCGGAAGTGGAAACTGTAATGCCTCCCGATATCGAAAGGGTGCTGGGAATAAAGCCGGTCTATGCCGGGAAGAACAGGTTTGATTTTATTTTTGAGTTTGAATCGGAGGAACAGGTGAAAGACCTCAGGCCTGATTTAAACCTGCTCGCTATACTTGATTGTCGCGGCGTTATTGTCACGGCTCCAGCCAGGGACGATTACGATTTTGTATCCCGGTTTTTTGCGCCCCGCGTAGGTGTCAGCGAGGATCCGGTAACAGGATCGGCACACTGCTGTCTCGGCCCTTTTTGGGAGAAGCGCACGGGGGAAAAGGCCTTCAGGGCTTTCCAGTGTTCAGCCCGGGGAGGAGAGGTTTCAGTGACAGTAGAAGGAGAGCGAGTCCTTCTGGGCGGCCGGGCCGTAACGGTAATGGAATGCCGGATGCGATGA